A region from the Manihot esculenta cultivar AM560-2 chromosome 13, M.esculenta_v8, whole genome shotgun sequence genome encodes:
- the LOC110629266 gene encoding probable rhamnogalacturonate lyase C: MPTPEDREKGQPLAYPEAVLLIHSSKPQLTGEVDDKYQYSMEHKDSISDCSAAEFFIPDPMPNLINKLLVGKPSHTFRQYRLWDRYTDLFPTNDLVHNVATDNYSKDRFFAHVPRRTNNMNQPTTWQIIFELKNVIQNGNYTLQAALAAANRADLQLPEENEKLFSMSVLGDIWMHMASKYHASEFLFSINITEVVIDNGIVEVTLSKPKGFVTGVKYKGINNVLDIQDSEDNRGYWDVVWYKPGRVDIFDRMEGTNYTVIMADENQVEVSFTRRWDVSIDSNIVPLNIDKRFIMRRGSSGFYAYAILERLEGWPDVNMDQIRIVFKLQTNKFNYMAISDKKQRIMPTLEDRARGQPLAYPEAVLLTHPSNPQLTGEVDDKYEYSMEHKESKLYGWISDDKSVGFWMIRPSDEFCNGGPIKQDLTSHAGPIVLSMFTSTHYGGKDINTQYRKEEQWKKVFGPVFIYLNSNRANGAYKTLWKDAKRQMSIEVESWPYDFPQSKDFPHSNNRATVEGQLIIHDEGVSKLASSAHVGLAAPGDAGSWQFESKGYQFWTRANKKGFFSIKNVRAGIYNLYAWVPGFIGNYMYKWRISIKQGSKIILGVLKYIPPRNGPTLWEIGIPNRSATEFFIPDPKPTLENKLFINKPHDKFRQYGLWDRYSNLFPSNDLIYHVGKGNYTQDWFFAHVPRRKNNIMLQPTTWRIIFELKNVVQKGNYTLQIALASANIADIQVRVNNPRATRPVFLTGQIGRDDAIARHGIHGLYWLFTINVPSSFLFNGPNTIYLTQSKAYSPFCGVMYDYIRFEGPPKIKIVN; the protein is encoded by the exons ATGCCCACACCTGAAGATCGTGAAAAAGGCCAACCTCTAGCATACCCAGAAGCTGTTCTCTTGATCCATTCTAGCAAGCCTCAGCTTACTGGAGAG GTGGATGACAAGTACCAATACTCCATGGAACACAAAGACA GCATTTCAGATTGCTCTGCTGCTGAATTTTTCATTCCTGACCCTATGCCtaatctcataaataaattattagttgGTAAACCAAGTCATAC GTTTAGACAATATAGATTATGGGATCGATACACTGATTTATTTCCTACCAATGATCTCGTTCACAATGTGGCCACAGACAATTATAGTAAAGACCGGTTCTTTGCTCACGTTCCtag GCGTACAAACAATATGAATCAACCAACCACGTGGCAGATTATTTTTGAGCTAAAAAATGTGATTCAAAATGGAAATTATACGCTCCAAGCAGCCCTAGCAGCTGCCAATAGAGCAGATTTGCAG CTTccagaagaaaatgaaaaactaTTCTCCATGTCTGTACTTGGGGATATTTGGATGCATATGGCTTCCAAATATCATGCAAGTGAGTTTTTGTTCTCGATTAACATCACAGAG GTGGTGATCGATAATGGCATTGTCGAAGTTACTCTATCAAAACCGAAGGGTTTTGTGACAGGAGTAAAATATAAAGGAATTAATAATGTACTTGATATCCAAGATTCAGAAGATAATCGAGG GTACTGGGATGTTGTCTGGTACAAGCCAGGAAGGGTTGACATCTTTGACAG GATGGAAGGAACAAATTACACAGTTATAATGGCAGACGAAAACCAAGTGGAAGTTTCATTCACCAGAAGATGGGATGTTTCTATTGATAGTAACATAGTTCCTCTCAACATAGACAAAAG GTTCATAATGCGGCGTGGAAGCTCAGGATTTTATGCCTATGCTATATTAGAACGTTTAGAAGGATGGCCTGATGTGAATATGGATCAAATTCGGATTGTTTTCAAACTTCAAACTAACAA GTTTAACTACATGGCGATATCGGATAAGAAACAAAGGATCATGCCAACACTTGAAGACCGTGCAAGAGGCCAACCTCTAGCATACCCTGAAGCTGTTCTCCTAACTCATCCCAGCAACCCTCAGCTTACTGGAGAG GTGGATGACAAGTACGAATACTCTATGGAACACAAAGAGAGTAAGTTATATGGGTGGATATCAGATGATAAATCAGTAGGGTTTTGGATGATCAGACCAAGTGATGAGTTCTGTAATGGTGGACCAATCAAACAAGACTTGACTTCTCATGCTGGTCCTATTGTTCTATCT ATGTTTACAAGCACTCATTATGGTGGGAAGGATATCAATACACAATATCGAAAAGAAGAGCAATGGAAAAAGGTTTTTGGGCCTGTCTTTATTTATCTCAACTCTAATAGGGCTAATGGAGCTTATAAAACACTTTGGAAAGATGCTAAAAGACAG ATGTCAATAGAAGTGGAAAGTTGGCCGTACGATTTCCCTCAATCGAAAGATTTTCCTCATTCAAATAATCGAGCAACTGTTGAAGGCCAATTGATCATACACGATGA AGGTGTCTCAAAATTGGCAAGTTCTGCACATGTAGGCTTAGCAGCCCCAGGAGATGCAGGCTCTTGGCAATTTGAATCCAAG GGTTATCAGTTTTGGACAAGAGCCAATAAGAAGGGAttcttttcaattaaaaatgtcAGAGCtggaatttataatttatatgcaTGGGTTCCTGGTTTTATTGGAAATTATATGTACAAATGGAGAATTTCCATTAAACAAG GAAGCAAGATAATACTAGGTGTCCTTAAGTATATTCCTCCAAGAAATGGTCCTACGCTTTGGGAAATAGGCATTCCTAATCGGTCTGCTACCGAATTTTTTATACCTGATCCTAAGCCTACACtcgaaaataaattattcattaaTAAACCGCATGATAA GTTTAGGCAATATGGATTATGGGATCGGTACAGTAATTTATTTCCTTCGAATGATCTCATATACCATGTAGGCAAAGGCAATTATACTCAAGATTGGTTCTTTGCTCATGTCCCCAG GCGTAAAAACAATATCATGCTTCAACCAACCACATGGCGAATTATTTTTGAGCTGAAAAATGTTGTCCAAAAGGGAAATTATACACTCCAAATAGCCTTAGCATCCGCCAATATAGCTGATATACAG GTGAGGGTCAACAATCCAAGAGCCACAAGACCAGTATTCTTGACAGGGCAAATAGGGAGGGATGATGCAATTGCAAGACATGGAATTCATGGACTATATTGGTTATTTACCATTAACGTTCctagttcttttctttttaatggaCCCAACACAATTTATCTTACTCAGTCCAAAGCTTACTCTCCTTTTTGTggtgtaatgtatgattatATTCGCTTTGAAGGACcaccaaaaattaaaattgttaattga